The Euphorbia lathyris chromosome 8, ddEupLath1.1, whole genome shotgun sequence genome has a window encoding:
- the LOC136203368 gene encoding uncharacterized protein, giving the protein MGGVGKVEVINSKGCSRLFLGLSSSIPSFRGLQSFDPMSPATSSIGSEQLTVRSTGPFAGLVICVTGLSKEARKQVMEATERLGGQYSPHLHPQCTHLVVQSFGGRKFEHALKHGSKNGLFVVTLGWFVDSVRRNVRLSESLYSVKTVGGNDVKLDDLNRLVGFSGTENSCLPVGINDAKQFDVAEGLHKRLSGRSSNRSIDSTLSGSSIYIDSDISDELRNKVYEAAFKEGATFVDRWFVGCNASHVVCEGGSVKRYFGHSNNLVTPFWVLKTAKEKHIQRLVHVSADLARQVVMMLENMQNGLAGQETNGGSNPQEIIQSLQSKVSYEDRQRIVNLAKNEVRSRRGRRMQTCQTPIRPITPSSLLDSICWSISEATTTASLYTDSLSGGDVSGYQTPLFFDTNEDTKDDSEASFMNLTRPLTESEKAELIFKNHFLTILFPVDRFSEMGPSSRTFFSQNGFTCLQVLDHIYAYYQENMSASEIEGAIHTDSRHADRLRSVYSSKETADVGYAIFKRIDFLGSRRSFEMLKRVTGDNNSNVYELLLRA; this is encoded by the exons ATGGGAGGAGTTGGCAAAGTGGAAGTTATCAATAGCAAAGGTTGTTCAAGACTTTTTCTGGGTTTATCATCTTCAATTCCTTCTTTTAGAGGTTTACAATCCTTTGATCCAATGTCTCCGGCCACATCCTCTATTGGGTCTGAGCAGCTGACCGTCCGATCAACCGGCCCTTTTGCTGGTCTTGTTATATGTGTTACAGGTCTATCTAAAG AAGCAAGGAAGCAAGTAATGGAAGCCACAGAGAGATTAGGTGGTCAATACAGTCCTCATTTGCATCCTCAGTGCACCCATTTGGTAGTCCAG AGCTTTGGTGGACGCAAGTTTGAGCATGCCTTGAAGCATGGATCAAAAAATGGTCTTTTTGTTGTTACACTAGGATGGTTTGTGGACAGTGTCCGAAGGAACG TGAGGTTGAGTGAATCACTCTACAGTGTAAAGACTGTTGGAGGAAATGATGTGAAATTAGATGACCTAAATCGACTTGTTGGTTTTAGTGGTACTGAAAATTCATGTCTTCCTGTTGGTATTAATGATGCCAAGCAATTTGACGTTGCTGAAGGACTGCATAAACGATTGTCTGGAAGAAGCTCTAATAGAAGTATTGATTCAACCCTTTCTGGTAGCTCCATATACATTGATTCAGACATCTCAGATGAACTGCGAAATAAG GTTTATGAGGCAGCTTTCAAAGAGGGCGCCACGTTTGTAGATCGATGGTTTGTTGGCTGCAATGCAAGTCACGTAGTGTGTGAAGGGGGTTCTGTAAAGAGATATTTTGGCCACTCTAATAACCTTGTTACT CCATTTTGGGTTCTAAAAACAGCCAAGGAAAAGCATATCCAGAGGCTTGTTCATGTATCTGCTGATTTAGCAAGGCAGGTCGTGATGATGCTTGAAAATATGCAAAATGGCTTGGCAGGACAG GAAACAAATGGGGGAAGTAATCCTCAAGAAATTATTCAGAGTTTGCAAAGTAAAGTAAGCTATGAAGATAGGCAACGGATTGTAAACTTAGCTAAAAATGAAGTTAGAAGTCGTCGTGGCCGTCGAATGCAG ACATGCCAAACCCCGATTCGTCCAATAACCCCAAGCAGCCTTCTGGATTCAATCTGCTGGTCAATATCCGAGGCAACTACAACTGCTTCTCTTTACACAGATTCGTTAAGTGGAGGAGATGTTAGTGGATATCAGACACCTTTGTTCTTTGATACGAACGAGGATACCAAGGATGATTCTGAGGCTTCCTTTATGAACCTAACACGGCCTCTAACAGAAAG TGAGAAAGCTGAGTTGATATTTAAGAATCACTTTTTAACCATACTCTTTCCTGTTGACCGATTCTCGGAAATGGGCCCTTCTTCAAGAACATTTTTCAGTCAAAATGGTTTCACATGTTTGCAGGTCTTGGATCATATATATGCATATTATCAG GAGAATATGTCAGCGTCTGAAATAGAAGGTGCAATTCACACAGATTCAAGGCATGCAGACAGGCTTCGATCTGTCTACTCCAGTAAAGAAACAGCCGATGTTGGTTATGCGATATTCAAACGAATAGACTTCTTAGGTAGCCGGAGGAGTTTCGAGATGTTGAAGCGTGTTACGGGAGATAACAACAGTAACGTGTATGAACTCTTGCTTAGAGCGTAA
- the LOC136203914 gene encoding NAD(P)H-quinone oxidoreductase subunit K, chloroplastic-like has translation MAIHLYKTSTPSTRNGAVDSQVKSNTRNNLIYGQHRCGKGRNARGIITARHRGGGHKRLYRKIDFRRNEKDIYGRIVTIEYDPNRNAYICLIHYGDGEKRYILHPRGAIIGDTIISGTEVPIKMGNALPLSADVERTTQISVISTTSNDLSNWSRLSSLWPLLYGTSCCFIEFASLIGSRFDFDRYGLVPRSSPRQADLILTAGTVTMKMAPSLVRLYEQMPEPKYVIAMGACTITGGMFSTDSYSTVRGVDKLIPVDVYLPGCPPKPEAVIDAITKLRKKISREIYEDRIRSQPGNRCFTTNHKFNIERTTHTGNYDQGFLYQTPSTSKIPPETFFKYKKSVSSLELVN, from the exons ATGGCGATACATTTATACAAAACTTCTACCCCGAGCACACGCAATGGAGCCGTAGACAGTCAAGTGAAATCCAATACACGAAATAATTTGATCTATGGACAGCATCGTTGTGGTAAAGGCCGTAATGCCAGAGGAATAATTACCGCAAGGCATAGAGGGGGAGGTCATAAGCGTCTATACCGTAAAATCGATTTTCGACGGAATGAAAAAGACATATATGGTAGAATCGTAACCATAGAATACGACCCTAATCGAAATGCATACATTTGTCTCATACACTATGGGGATGGTGAGAAGAGATATATTTTACATCCCAGAGGGGCTATAATTGGAGATACCATTATTTCTGGTACAGAAGTTCCTATAAAAATGGGAAATGCCCTACCTTTGAGTGCG GATGTAGAACGAACAACTCAAATTTCCGTTATTTCAACTACATCAAATGATCTTTCAAATTGGTCAAGACTTTCCAGTTTATGGCCACTTCTCTATGGTACCAGTTGTTGCTTCATTGAATTTGCTTCATTAATAGGCTCACGATTCGACTTTGATCGTTATGGACTAGTACCAAGATCTAGTCCTAGACAAGCGGACTTAATTTTAACAGCCGGCACGGTAACCATGAAAATGGCTCCTTCTTTAGTAAGATTATATGAACAAATGCCTGAACCAAAATATGTTATTGCGATGGGGGCATGTACAATTACAGGAGGGATGTTCAGTACCGATTCTTATAGTACTGTTCGGGGAGTTGATAAGTTAATTCCTGTAGATGTCTATTTGCCAGGCTGTCCACCGAAACCAGAAGCGGTTATAGATGCTATAACAAAACTTCGTAAAAAAATATCTCGAGAAATTTATGAGGATCGAATTAGGTCTCAACCGGGGAATCGGTGTTTTACTACCAATCACAAGTTTAATATTGAACGCACTACTCATACTGGAAATTATGATCAAGGATTCCTCTATCAAACGCCGTCTACTTCAAAGATCCCTCCTGAAAcatttttcaaatataaaaagTCAGTATCCTCCCTCGAATTAGTAAACTAG